The DNA sequence CTAAGGACAGATGTAAAAAAATAATTACTTCTATAAAAGACAATGATGTCAGAAAACAGGCGGATAAACGTTTTTATTTTGTACATAGTGTCTGCGGGTTTTCGCATTTTGTGACTAATGAATTATACCGGCATTTAGTACATATTACTGAACCCGTCGACTCTATTTATTTTGGTCTGGAAAAGCATAATAAACAAAGCACTGTTTTTTTTCCAAAGGCAAAAGCAACGCTACGCAATAAAAGTGATCAAGATAAAGCTATCGTGCGCAAAAAACATAATTCATTACCTATCTTTTTAGCTAAAAACAGCGAATTATTAGCCTTAAACAAAAATGGCAAGAAGCAGGCAATAAGGTACAGTTATAAATGATAAGTTATATCAGATGGTTCCAGAAGCATATTAATTGCTTTACTGGCACCATCTGATACATAATAAAGGTCAAAATAACAAACAGACCCAACCTACAGCGCTTGGCACTCAACTAACAGCCATTTAACTTTAAATTACAAACAGACCCAATCTACAATTAAAAAATAACAATAGACGTAAAAGATAGCGAAAATAATATAATACAAACAATAAACAAATAAAATTTTGTTTGGTAAAAATGTTAAGTCATATTAAAAAGTGAAATCTATGTATAAAATTTTTTTAACAACATTAACAGTGATATTTTTAACTGTCAGCTGCATTGCTATAGCAGCCGATAATCAGGATCTTTATATAGGAAACTTTTCAAAAGGGAAACTGGATAACTGGGAAGTTAAAGAATTTTCGGGTAAAACCGACTATAAAATTGTTAATGACCGTAAAGATAGTAAAAAAAGGGTACTTAAAGCAATAAGTAATAGTACTGCCTCAGGTTTGTTTATGGAAAAACGCATTGATCTTCAAAAAACACCGTACCTGCATTGGTCCTGGAGAACCGAAAAATTATATTCTAATTTGGATGAAAGTAAAAAACAGGGCGATGATTTTGTGGCCCGTATTTATCTGATTATTGATGGCGGATTATTCTTTTGGAAAACCCGCGCCTTAAATTATGTTTGGTCATCTTCGTTTACACAAGGCGAAGCATGGCCGAATCCTTTTACTGCTAATGCAACCATGTTTGCGGTTGAATCAGGCACAAAGAATTTAGGTAAATGGTTACACTACAGTCGTAATGTCCGTGAAGATTTAAAAAAATTCGTTGGTAAAGAGGTACGTTATATAGATGGTATTGCACTGATGACTGATAGTGACAATGCAGGTCAGCAGGCAACGACTTATTATGGAGATATTTATTTTTCACCAAATCCGTAAATTATTTTGGCTATATTTGCTCCTTTTAAACTAAGCTAAAAATTAAAAAATTATAAGCAGTGGCGGTTCATTTCGAAACTGTTTTCACGCACATTTTACTCTCACAGGGAATAAAAAACTGTCAAGATACTGTTATGCAATATTTTTTTTATAATCATTAATAACTGATATTGATAACACTGAATATTAAAGACTAATATAGAGAACTTATATTACGACTTTCACTATCTTATCTATTTATTACAATACCTCTAATAACGGCAATAAATAATATTGTCACTAGAAGCTAATTAACAAGCGGTCTTATTTAATCAGTTTCAATTAGATTATTAGTTAAATTAACGACATAATAGACTATTAAGTTATCAGTCAGATAACCCATTTTGCGTCATACTGAGGAATATAAATGACCGAGAAAAAACCTAACAATCCCCTATATGGCCTTAAATTGGAATTGCTATTAACAGAAATTTCTGATCATTATGGTTGGGAATTATTAAGTGAAGGCATGTGTATTGATCGTTTTCAATATCATACGGGGATGAAATCGACAGCAAAATTTTTGCGTAATAATCAGTGGGCAAGAGAAAAAGTGGAGAACTTTTATCTCTATCAGTATAAAAACTTTCCATATCCAGATAACAAACAATTAGCTATTCCACCCCGTGATCGCCAAATCCCAAGCGATCAAAAAACCGACAAACCTGCAGACATTACCGAAGAGTCTATAGTACAGCTAGATAAAGCATCAAAATTAAGAATCTACAAAACTGTTAGTAGCACAATAAAGCAACACACTTCAGAACCTGCCTATGATCCGAGTAATCCTTGGGGAATAAAGTGAATTTTGTGAAAAATAAAACAATAAATCAATAAAATAGCACTATTCAATAAAGGATTTTGCGGTTAGAGAACAACAGGTTATTCTTAACTCGAGATCATTTTTTTATTAAAGGATATTATATGGACATCTTATTTGAATATATACTGAGAATTGAAGTTTTAATCTTAATCTTAGTATTGGTTATTCTAAAATCAACAATCATTTTTGTACCGCAAAACAGGGCTTACCTAATCGAACGTTTTGGTAAATACCAATCGACCCGGGAAGCCGGTTTAAATTTTATCCTCCCTTTCATTGATCGCATCGGATCAGACCGTTCGCTTAAAGAGCAGGCGATCGACGTGCCAAGTCAAAGTGCTATTACTAAAGACAATATTTCCTTAAGTGTTGATGGCGTTCTTTATTTTAGAGTCTTGGATCCCTATAAGGCGAGTTACGGAGTTGATGATTATTTATTCGCGGTCACTCAATTAGCACAAACAACCATGCGTTCAGAATTGGGGAAAATGGAGCTGGATAAAACATTCGAAGAACGTGATGTGCTTAATACTAATATTGTTGCAGCAATCAATGAAGCCGCTGGCCCCTGGGGTATTCAAGTTTTACGCTACGAAATCAAAGACATTGTGCCGCCACAAAGCATTATGGAAGCGATGGAAGCGCAAATGAAAGCCGAGCGTGTAAAGCGAGCGCAAATATTAGAGTCTGAAGGTGATAGACAGTCTGCGATTAACGTGGCAGAAGGTCAGAAACAATCGGTGGTGCTACAGGCAGAAGCCCAAAAAGAAGAGCAGATACTGCGTGCACAAGGTGAGGCCAATGCAATTATTGCAGTGGCAGAAGCGCAGGCAGAAGCCTTAATCAAGGTAGGTGAAGCCGCCAATACTGAGCAGGGACAAAAAGCGATTCAACTCGATTTAGCGACTAAAGCAATTGAAGCTAAGGCTGCTATTGCTAAAGAATCATCAGTGGTATTGCTACCCGATAGTGGTAATGATGCTGCCTCTATTGTCGCACAGGCGATGACCATCATTAATACGTTAAATAAAGGCTAATTATGGAATATTTTTTAGCGCATTTAGCACAAGTTTTTATCGTATCGGGGCTTATTTTATTAGCGATTGAAGTTCTGGTCTTGGGTTTTTCGACTTTTGTTTTCTTTTTTATTGGGGTCGGCGCCATTGCGACTGGTGCTCTAATAGCGCTAGGGATTATTCCAGCAACCTTTCTTAATTCATTATTGGTAACGGCTATCATATCCACTGTCGCGGCATTAATCAGTTGGAAGCCACTGAAAAAAATGCAAAATAAAGTTGGTTCAAAACATGTCAATAATGACATGATTGGACATCAATTTGTATTAACTGAAGATCTGCGGATCGGAAAAACGATTACTCATCGTTATTCCGGCATCAATTGGCAGGTTAAAGCAAAAGAGCCACTCTCTGCTGGAACCAACGTCAAAATAATAGAAATAGAAGTCGGTTTATTGACTGTTGAAGGAGTTGACTCACTAAGTACTCACAAGAAAGTTTTATGATCTTAAAGAGTACTTGGTAATAAAAACATTAACGGACTGAGTCTAATAGTACAGTCCGTTGATATTTTTTTTCTAAGCCGAATACATATAAACCTCCTCTCATTGTCTGGAGGCCCCAATAGTTGCAGAGAATTAAGCGCTTAATGAAATCACTCAACTATAAAAAACCTTAAATTCCTTATTTTTATTTACAGTCAAACGGTTAATTGCTGGGCTACAATCAATAAAGCAAAGAAATTTTGTCATTATATAATAGTGGGTTATTAAACAGGTCAATTCATGAAATCTAAATATCACATTGTTATCACAGTCACTTTTTTATTAGTGACACTTTCAGTCATTCTCTCCACCGTGAATTATTGGGTTTCTCTCAATTCAACAGAAGTGCAGCTCAGGGAACGTTCTTTACCATTAACCGTTGATAACATCTCGATGGAAATTCAAAAAAAAATTATCGGACCTCATATTATCTCGTCCATGATGGCCAATGACACTTTCCTGCAAGACTGGTTAATTAATAATGAAGGTGATGTTGATAAAATTTCAAAATATCTTGAAATGATTAAAAATAAAAACAAGTTGCTGGTCACCTTTCTTGTCTCCGGAAAAACTAAAAATTATTATACTGCCGAGGGTTTGTTAGAGCAGGTTGTTGAAGATAATCCAAATAATGCTTGGTATTTTAGCTTTATGGAAAAGCCTGACAAGAATGAAATTAACTTCGATTTCAATGACAATATTGATAATGAGATGATTATATTTATCAATCATAAAATTTATGATCAACAGTCTCATCTAATAGGCGCGACAGGTATTGGTTTAAAATTTTCTGATGTAAACGAGATGCTCAATAATTTTCGGCAAAAATATAATTTTAATGTTTATTTTTTAAATCAGGCGGGTAAAGTTATCCTTTACGAAAAAGGTGTTAACCCTCTAAGGGATATTAAAAATATTTCTGAACTAAACGTCCTGAGAGATTCTATTATTAGTAAAGAATCTAAACTGCTTGAATATACCAAGGAAAGTGAAGAGTATTTAATGAGTACCAAGTATATTCCTGAGCTGGACCTCTATTTAGTTGTGGAGGCAAAACGTTCAGAATTTTTATTGAATGTACAAAAAACATTCTATTTTAACTTGTTATGCTCACTACTTGGGACGATCCTGATAGCTTTTTTAATTTTAAAAACCGTCAATAAATATTATAAAGAGATGGAACATCTTGCTAAATATGATGCCTTAACCAATTTAAAAAACCGCCGCGCATTTAATGAAGAGCTGGAGCATTCTTTATTACTTTGCAAACGGCGGGCCAGTCATTTATCTCTGACCTTCTTTGATTTGGATGATTTTAAAAGTGTGAATGATACCTTTGGACATCAAACCGGAGACAAAGTACTTCAATATGTTGCCGATATTTTAAAAGATGATATCCGTCAGACGGATATCATAGGACGATGGGGCGGAGAAGAGT is a window from the Psychromonas ingrahamii 37 genome containing:
- a CDS encoding sensor domain-containing diguanylate cyclase translates to MKSKYHIVITVTFLLVTLSVILSTVNYWVSLNSTEVQLRERSLPLTVDNISMEIQKKIIGPHIISSMMANDTFLQDWLINNEGDVDKISKYLEMIKNKNKLLVTFLVSGKTKNYYTAEGLLEQVVEDNPNNAWYFSFMEKPDKNEINFDFNDNIDNEMIIFINHKIYDQQSHLIGATGIGLKFSDVNEMLNNFRQKYNFNVYFLNQAGKVILYEKGVNPLRDIKNISELNVLRDSIISKESKLLEYTKESEEYLMSTKYIPELDLYLVVEAKRSEFLLNVQKTFYFNLLCSLLGTILIAFLILKTVNKYYKEMEHLAKYDALTNLKNRRAFNEELEHSLLLCKRRASHLSLTFFDLDDFKSVNDTFGHQTGDKVLQYVADILKDDIRQTDIIGRWGGEEFIVAFIDTELEDAKFITEKIRAHIEKDSFLSQLKNMKVTASFGLTTITTQDTLDSLLERADQALYKAKENGKNQVFCL
- a CDS encoding DUF3047 domain-containing protein; the encoded protein is MYKIFLTTLTVIFLTVSCIAIAADNQDLYIGNFSKGKLDNWEVKEFSGKTDYKIVNDRKDSKKRVLKAISNSTASGLFMEKRIDLQKTPYLHWSWRTEKLYSNLDESKKQGDDFVARIYLIIDGGLFFWKTRALNYVWSSSFTQGEAWPNPFTANATMFAVESGTKNLGKWLHYSRNVREDLKKFVGKEVRYIDGIALMTDSDNAGQQATTYYGDIYFSPNP
- a CDS encoding DNA replication terminus site-binding protein, translated to MDNEYYFTKNSDQLKENLLKTVAEVRQALADFSAVILLQDNDKQRQSVVFSLIDRADDQIEFIVDSFFAQSAIQETLQFIKSFELQKGSEQDTKKLAGFIQTALPVEVLDLHITRINSAKDRCKKIITSIKDNDVRKQADKRFYFVHSVCGFSHFVTNELYRHLVHITEPVDSIYFGLEKHNKQSTVFFPKAKATLRNKSDQDKAIVRKKHNSLPIFLAKNSELLALNKNGKKQAIRYSYK
- a CDS encoding VF530 family DNA-binding protein, whose translation is MTEKKPNNPLYGLKLELLLTEISDHYGWELLSEGMCIDRFQYHTGMKSTAKFLRNNQWAREKVENFYLYQYKNFPYPDNKQLAIPPRDRQIPSDQKTDKPADITEESIVQLDKASKLRIYKTVSSTIKQHTSEPAYDPSNPWGIK
- a CDS encoding SPFH domain-containing protein, yielding MDILFEYILRIEVLILILVLVILKSTIIFVPQNRAYLIERFGKYQSTREAGLNFILPFIDRIGSDRSLKEQAIDVPSQSAITKDNISLSVDGVLYFRVLDPYKASYGVDDYLFAVTQLAQTTMRSELGKMELDKTFEERDVLNTNIVAAINEAAGPWGIQVLRYEIKDIVPPQSIMEAMEAQMKAERVKRAQILESEGDRQSAINVAEGQKQSVVLQAEAQKEEQILRAQGEANAIIAVAEAQAEALIKVGEAANTEQGQKAIQLDLATKAIEAKAAIAKESSVVLLPDSGNDAASIVAQAMTIINTLNKG
- a CDS encoding NfeD family protein, whose product is MEYFLAHLAQVFIVSGLILLAIEVLVLGFSTFVFFFIGVGAIATGALIALGIIPATFLNSLLVTAIISTVAALISWKPLKKMQNKVGSKHVNNDMIGHQFVLTEDLRIGKTITHRYSGINWQVKAKEPLSAGTNVKIIEIEVGLLTVEGVDSLSTHKKVL